The following coding sequences lie in one Rutidosis leptorrhynchoides isolate AG116_Rl617_1_P2 chromosome 4, CSIRO_AGI_Rlap_v1, whole genome shotgun sequence genomic window:
- the LOC139842220 gene encoding secreted RxLR effector protein 161-like, producing the protein METHTKLNADLNGKSVNSTKYRSMIGSLMYLTSSRLDIMFATCLCARYQSNPKESHYRAVKRIFRYLKGTVNLGLWYPKDTGFELVAYFDVNHGGCKLDRKSTSGSVQLLGNRLVSWSSKKQLCVSLSTAEAEYVTAASCCSQVLWMKTQLTDYGFNFDKIPIYCDSKSSIAISCNPVQHTKTKHIDVRYHFIKDHVEKGNIELYFVPTEYQLTDMFTKALDEKRLDFLKSKIGMLDLPEQEEP; encoded by the coding sequence ATGGAAACTCATACAAAGTTGAACGCCGATTTAAATGGAAAATCTGTTAACTCAACTAAATATCGCAGCATGATCGGATCACTAATGTATTTAACTTCAAGTCGTCtcgatattatgtttgccacttgcttgtgtgcacgttatcagtcCAACCCAAAAGAATCACATTATCGGGCTGTTAAACGAATTTTCAGATACCTTAAAGGTACTGTAAACTTAGGTCTATGGTACCCAAAAGACACTGGGTTTGAATTAGTTGCCTATTTTGACGTAAACCATGGGGGTTGTAAACTTGACCGAAAAAGTACCTCTGGGAGTGTACAATTGTTGGGAAATAGACTTGTTAGTTGGTCATCCAAGAAGCAACTCTGTGTTTCATTGTCTACAGCTGAAGCTGAATATGTAACGGCTGCTAGTTGTTGCTCTCAAGTTCTTTGGATGAAAACACAACTAACTGATTATGGGTTTAATTTTGATAAAATCCCAATATATTGTGATTCTAAGAGTTCCATTGCTATTTCATGTAATCCTGTTCAACACACGAAAACAAAACACATAGATGTTCGCTACCACTTTATAAAAGACCACGTAGAAAAAGGAAACATAGAACTGTATTTCGTTCCTACAGAATATCAACTTACTGATATGTTTACGAAAGCGTTAGATGAGAAACGTCTTGATTTCTTAAAATCAAAAATCGGCATGTTGGATTTACCAGAACAAGAGGAACCATAA